The proteins below come from a single Halomonas binhaiensis genomic window:
- a CDS encoding cobyric acid synthase: protein MPTLMIQGTTSDAGKSTVVAGLCRALYRRGFKVAPFKPQNMALNSAVTIDGGEIGRSTALQAQAAGVEPHSDMNPVLLKPEGDQRSQVILAGRVHGSMKALDYHAYKTTAQKTVMACWERLSRRYDVIIAEGAGSPAEVNLRQGDIANMGFAEAVDCPVLLVGDIDRGGVFAQLCGTLGLVSSSEWLRIKGLIINRFRGDISLLEPGLSWLEARENKSVLGVLPYLPGLMLDAEDSLSLEQRVEGGGVLKVVVPALPRISNHTDLDPLRLHPGVSLHVVGPGAPVPEADVILLPGSKSTLSDLAWLRQQGWEERLQRHLRYGGRVLGICGGFQMLGDWIDDPDGLEGEPGGAPGLGLLRMETVLRPTKQLRRISGRITTVDGSCSIHGYEIHQGISRGEALTRPLMTLEGRDEGAVSEDGQVMGTYLHGLFDTPDACTTLLAWLGLNEGEARRIDLNVHREEQLERLADSIEYHLDMDAIIELIS, encoded by the coding sequence ATGCCGACGTTGATGATTCAAGGAACGACGTCGGATGCTGGCAAGAGCACGGTAGTGGCAGGGCTTTGTCGGGCGTTGTATCGGCGCGGCTTCAAGGTGGCGCCGTTCAAGCCTCAGAACATGGCGCTCAACAGTGCGGTGACCATCGACGGCGGCGAGATCGGGCGTTCCACGGCCTTGCAGGCTCAAGCGGCAGGCGTCGAGCCACACAGTGACATGAATCCCGTGCTGCTCAAGCCCGAAGGTGACCAGCGATCGCAGGTGATCCTTGCCGGGCGTGTGCATGGCAGCATGAAGGCGCTGGATTATCACGCCTACAAGACCACGGCGCAGAAAACCGTGATGGCATGCTGGGAGCGCTTGTCGCGCCGTTATGACGTCATCATCGCAGAAGGTGCCGGGAGTCCGGCTGAGGTCAACCTGCGCCAGGGTGACATCGCCAATATGGGCTTTGCCGAAGCAGTGGATTGCCCTGTATTACTGGTGGGGGATATCGACCGGGGAGGTGTCTTTGCGCAGTTGTGCGGCACCCTGGGATTGGTATCCAGCAGCGAGTGGCTGCGCATCAAAGGCCTCATCATCAATCGCTTCCGGGGAGATATTTCCCTGCTGGAACCGGGCTTGAGCTGGCTCGAGGCTCGAGAAAACAAGTCCGTTCTGGGAGTCTTGCCCTATCTGCCAGGATTGATGCTGGATGCCGAGGATAGCCTGTCCCTTGAGCAACGTGTCGAAGGTGGCGGCGTGCTCAAGGTGGTCGTGCCGGCGTTGCCTCGAATCAGCAATCACACCGACCTGGATCCATTGCGCCTGCACCCCGGTGTGTCCTTGCATGTTGTCGGACCAGGTGCCCCTGTGCCGGAAGCCGATGTGATCCTCCTGCCAGGGAGCAAGAGCACGCTCTCTGACCTTGCCTGGTTGCGGCAGCAGGGGTGGGAGGAGCGCCTGCAGCGCCACTTGCGTTATGGCGGGCGGGTGCTGGGCATCTGCGGCGGTTTCCAGATGCTGGGTGATTGGATCGATGATCCTGATGGCCTGGAAGGTGAGCCGGGCGGTGCTCCAGGACTTGGCCTGTTGCGTATGGAAACCGTATTGCGCCCGACCAAGCAGTTGCGCCGCATCAGCGGTCGCATCACGACAGTTGATGGCTCCTGCAGCATCCATGGCTACGAAATCCATCAGGGCATCAGTCGGGGCGAGGCACTGACACGGCCGCTGATGACACTGGAAGGACGCGACGAAGGCGCTGTCAGCGAGGATGGCCAGGTGATGGGTACCTACCTGCATGGTCTGTTCGATACACCGGATGCCTGCACGACATTGCTGGCTTGGCTGGGATTGAACGAAGGCGAGGCCCGGCGCATCGATCTGAATGTCCATCGCGAGGAGCAGCTTGAACGCCTGGCCGACAGCATTGAATATCATCTGGATATGGATGCCATCATTGAACTGATCAGTTGA
- the cobO gene encoding cob(I)yrinic acid a,c-diamide adenosyltransferase, with protein MSRPQVNSERHAQRMANKQRIMRERIANADKEQGVLLVLTGPGKGKSSSAFGMLARALGHGMNVGVVQFIKGAFATGEAAFCRAQPGVSFHVMGEGYSWDTQDIQRDMAAAEAAWDKARELLRDPDVDMVLLDELNIALRRGYLELDRVLDDLQARPEMQHVVVTGRHAPDALIELADTVTEMRVVKHAFKEQGIKAQKGVEW; from the coding sequence ATGAGTCGTCCTCAAGTTAATTCCGAGCGTCATGCGCAGCGGATGGCGAACAAGCAGCGCATCATGCGCGAACGTATCGCCAATGCCGACAAGGAGCAGGGCGTTCTGCTGGTGCTCACCGGGCCTGGCAAGGGCAAGAGTTCATCGGCCTTCGGCATGCTGGCCAGGGCACTGGGCCATGGCATGAACGTGGGCGTCGTGCAATTCATCAAGGGAGCCTTTGCCACAGGCGAGGCCGCCTTCTGCCGTGCCCAGCCTGGGGTCAGCTTTCATGTCATGGGGGAAGGCTATAGCTGGGACACTCAGGATATCCAGCGTGACATGGCGGCCGCCGAAGCGGCCTGGGACAAGGCGCGGGAGCTGCTGCGTGATCCCGATGTCGACATGGTATTGCTGGATGAGCTGAATATTGCCTTGCGTCGTGGTTATCTGGAGCTCGACCGAGTGCTGGATGATCTTCAGGCCAGGCCAGAGATGCAGCATGTGGTCGTGACCGGTCGTCACGCCCCGGATGCGTTGATCGAGCTGGCCGATACGGTGACGGAAATGCGAGTGGTCAAGCACGCTTTCAAGGAACAGGGTATCAAGGCCCAGAAAGGCGTGGAGTGGTGA
- a CDS encoding ABC transporter ATP-binding protein translates to MHLSTQELVIDIPERADGSALSLTIPPGSRWGILGPNGTGKTTLLHTLAGLKAPRRGRVCLDGVPLGQLRRRHVAQHLGMVFQHHQDDFPASVLETALIGRHPFLHLWQNESAEDIQLAQQALVRLGVDHLAARSIATLSGGERQRVGIATVLTQSPAVWLVDEPTNHLDLHHQMAVMALLDEQATSGHAVVMCLHDLNMAARWCDYLLLLYPDGEVCWGERDAMLSIPALERLYGQSLTSAIIDGVRVFVPLSSAV, encoded by the coding sequence ATGCACTTGAGTACCCAGGAACTGGTGATTGATATACCGGAGCGCGCAGATGGCAGTGCGCTTTCCCTGACGATCCCGCCCGGCTCGCGCTGGGGAATTCTCGGCCCTAATGGCACCGGCAAGACAACGTTGCTGCATACCCTGGCAGGCTTGAAGGCACCGCGTCGTGGCCGGGTGTGCCTGGATGGGGTGCCTCTGGGGCAACTACGTCGGCGTCATGTTGCCCAGCACCTGGGGATGGTGTTCCAGCATCACCAGGACGATTTTCCGGCCAGCGTGCTCGAGACAGCCTTGATCGGACGCCATCCTTTTCTGCACCTTTGGCAAAACGAAAGCGCCGAAGACATCCAACTGGCCCAGCAGGCTCTGGTTCGTCTTGGGGTCGATCATCTGGCCGCGCGTTCCATCGCCACCCTGTCGGGCGGTGAACGGCAGAGAGTGGGTATTGCCACGGTGCTGACGCAGTCACCGGCGGTGTGGCTGGTGGATGAGCCGACCAACCATCTGGACCTGCACCATCAGATGGCAGTAATGGCATTGCTCGATGAGCAGGCGACCTCGGGGCATGCCGTCGTCATGTGCTTGCATGACCTGAACATGGCGGCTCGCTGGTGTGATTATCTGTTGCTGCTGTATCCCGATGGAGAGGTCTGCTGGGGCGAGCGCGATGCCATGCTCAGCATTCCGGCACTGGAGCGACTCTATGGCCAATCCCTGACCTCGGCCATCATCGATGGAGTGAGAGTCTTTGTGCCTCTTTCAAGCGCTGTCTAG
- a CDS encoding FecCD family ABC transporter permease, translating to MSLRHMPRVWPPLCVLGLISVAAILLALALGSINLSPQELWATVLGNGSPLHQTLLWELRLPRALAAFGTGALLALAGALMQVLLRNPLADPYVLGLSGGAAVAALLAMLAGLGAALVSLAAFSGALLSTLLVFGLAHGGGSWTPARLLLTGIVLASGWGATITFLLTISPVEQLPGMLYWLMGDMAYAGSPWPVLSLAAIAAVSLAPFGRSLNVLARGGLQAAALGVAVRPVELGLYAAASLATAVAVTTAGSVGFVGLMVPHMLRLRLGSDQRIILPASLLAGGALLTLADTLARTVIAPQQLPVGVITALLGVPSFLYLLHRSRG from the coding sequence ATGTCATTGCGCCACATGCCTCGGGTCTGGCCGCCGCTATGTGTGCTGGGGCTGATCTCCGTGGCCGCTATTCTATTGGCGCTGGCACTGGGCAGCATCAATCTGTCACCCCAGGAACTGTGGGCCACAGTGCTGGGGAATGGCAGCCCCTTGCACCAGACCTTGCTCTGGGAGCTGCGCCTGCCGAGAGCCCTGGCCGCTTTCGGTACCGGTGCGCTGCTGGCGCTGGCCGGCGCGTTGATGCAAGTGCTGCTGCGCAATCCACTGGCTGACCCTTATGTGCTGGGGTTATCCGGTGGGGCGGCAGTGGCGGCCTTGCTCGCCATGCTGGCGGGCCTGGGGGCTGCGCTGGTCTCCTTGGCGGCTTTCTCTGGTGCCCTGTTGTCCACACTGCTGGTTTTCGGCCTGGCCCATGGCGGCGGTAGCTGGACGCCGGCCAGGCTCCTGCTGACCGGCATTGTCCTGGCTTCCGGCTGGGGGGCGACGATCACTTTTCTCCTGACCATCAGTCCGGTAGAGCAGTTGCCCGGCATGCTGTATTGGCTGATGGGGGACATGGCCTATGCCGGAAGCCCCTGGCCGGTACTCAGCCTGGCCGCCATCGCTGCCGTGTCATTGGCACCTTTCGGGCGCAGCCTCAATGTGCTGGCCCGAGGTGGACTCCAGGCTGCTGCTCTGGGGGTGGCGGTTCGTCCGGTTGAACTGGGGCTGTATGCAGCAGCGAGCCTTGCTACGGCTGTTGCTGTCACGACAGCAGGCAGCGTCGGCTTCGTCGGTTTGATGGTGCCGCATATGCTGCGTCTGCGCCTGGGTTCCGATCAACGCATCATCCTGCCGGCCTCCTTGCTGGCCGGAGGGGCGCTGCTGACTCTGGCCGATACGCTGGCGCGTACGGTCATTGCTCCCCAGCAACTGCCCGTCGGTGTCATTACGGCGTTGCTCGGTGTTCCGAGTTTCCTGTACCTGCTGCATCGCAGCCGTGGTTGA
- a CDS encoding cobalamin-binding protein, whose amino-acid sequence MNSPEPMEYSPEPMEYSLERMKHAPERMGGLERPINIKWPTRAIKTAGSIVLLAVSLSLGMSVVSAEEASRCVVDDSGTEVCLAAPAQRIVALAPSVTELLFAAGAGEKVVGAVSFSDYPKAAQALPRVGSYDRIDLEALLALEPDLVVSWDGGNPREQVERLSALGIKVFHSDAKSFETIASTLERLGVLADSQDKAEQAATALRDDIRDLTQRYADSEPVSVFYEVWERPLMTINGQHWISQSLALCGGVNLFADEAPMVPRISQEAVLAANPEAIITGGMGKADSSWLDAWQAYPHLKAVERDNLFFINPDLVQRATPRLVEGTKSLCRHLESARERR is encoded by the coding sequence ATGAACAGCCCTGAGCCAATGGAATACAGCCCTGAGCCAATGGAATACAGCCTTGAGCGCATGAAACATGCTCCTGAGCGCATGGGGGGCCTTGAACGCCCGATAAACATCAAGTGGCCGACACGGGCGATAAAGACTGCAGGCAGCATCGTACTGCTGGCAGTGAGCTTGTCGCTTGGCATGTCGGTGGTGAGCGCCGAAGAAGCCTCGCGGTGTGTCGTGGATGACAGTGGAACCGAAGTCTGTCTTGCTGCACCGGCACAACGCATTGTCGCGCTGGCCCCCAGTGTGACGGAGTTGTTGTTCGCTGCCGGGGCCGGTGAAAAGGTCGTCGGCGCAGTGAGTTTCAGCGACTATCCAAAAGCGGCTCAAGCCCTGCCGAGGGTGGGAAGCTATGACCGTATCGACCTCGAAGCCTTGCTGGCGCTTGAGCCGGACCTGGTCGTGAGCTGGGATGGCGGCAATCCCCGTGAGCAGGTAGAGCGACTGTCTGCGCTTGGAATCAAGGTATTTCATTCCGATGCGAAAAGCTTCGAGACGATAGCTTCGACTCTGGAACGTCTGGGTGTACTGGCCGACAGCCAGGATAAGGCGGAACAGGCAGCTACGGCACTGCGTGATGACATTCGTGATCTTACCCAGCGTTATGCAGATTCCGAACCTGTGAGCGTGTTCTACGAAGTCTGGGAAAGACCACTGATGACCATCAATGGCCAGCATTGGATCAGCCAGTCACTGGCACTGTGCGGGGGCGTCAATCTGTTTGCCGATGAGGCTCCCATGGTACCGCGTATTTCCCAGGAGGCCGTGCTGGCAGCGAACCCTGAAGCCATCATCACCGGGGGAATGGGCAAGGCGGACTCTTCCTGGCTCGATGCCTGGCAGGCTTATCCGCACCTCAAGGCGGTTGAGCGCGATAACCTGTTCTTCATCAATCCCGACCTGGTGCAAAGGGCCACTCCGCGCCTGGTGGAAGGCACCAAGTCTCTATGCCGTCACCTGGAGAGCGCCCGTGAGCGCCGCTGA
- a CDS encoding TonB-dependent receptor domain-containing protein, with amino-acid sequence MLRSFLPARAVSGLPVLSLAAMPLAFVAQASAQSTGDDESVNLDPMVVSATLAPRTASETLSSVSVINEQTLRQRDPISLIDALRGQAGVDFSSSGGFGKNTSLYLRGTGPESTLLLIDGMRLRSATNGGPAWQFLDPRMFERIEVVRGPRGALYGADAVGGVVQLFTLEPEGERPTPSITLGGGSFGTARAQANLSGEANATRYQFSASHLSSDGSEVRKGGEDKGYDNTTGLVRLAHDFDNGAVMGVTALRASGNTEYEGGDSDYVQQVAGVYGEIPVTSNWTSRLTISEARDELDDFSDLGATTFDTTTHTARWDNSVLMGNHELVAGAEYQQDKIDSTTDYAEDSRDNVAVFAQTLLDFAPFSLQVGLRHDDNEAFGGETTGHLALGYALDDHYTLRASYATAFRAPTFNELYFPDFGNPDLDPEKAESVELGLRGQYGRGFWDVAVYQSDIDDMVAYTVQDSHYAPFNVDRARIRGVELTTGLEWNQWVLAASATYTDPEDRKSGKRLVRRATQGVRLDADRRIGDWNLGASFVAQNHRYNDADNKERLSGYGTIDLRAGWNFAPQWKANLTLENVLDREYATARDSFNGWDYINPGRAAYLSVGFQP; translated from the coding sequence ATGTTGCGCTCCTTTCTTCCTGCCCGAGCGGTATCAGGCCTGCCTGTTCTCAGCCTTGCTGCCATGCCGCTGGCATTCGTTGCCCAGGCCAGTGCCCAGAGCACTGGCGATGATGAAAGTGTGAACCTCGATCCCATGGTCGTATCTGCGACCCTGGCACCACGCACGGCCAGTGAGACATTGTCTTCGGTCAGTGTCATCAACGAACAGACGCTGCGCCAGCGCGACCCTATCAGTCTGATCGATGCCCTGCGTGGCCAGGCCGGCGTTGATTTTTCATCCAGTGGTGGGTTCGGCAAGAACACCAGTCTCTATCTGCGTGGTACCGGCCCTGAATCGACATTGTTGCTGATCGATGGCATGCGCCTGCGTTCGGCCACCAACGGCGGCCCGGCCTGGCAGTTTCTCGACCCGCGCATGTTCGAACGCATCGAAGTCGTGCGTGGCCCGCGTGGTGCGCTATATGGTGCCGATGCGGTAGGCGGCGTTGTGCAACTGTTCACCCTCGAACCCGAAGGTGAACGACCGACTCCCAGCATCACCTTGGGAGGAGGCTCTTTTGGCACGGCCAGGGCCCAGGCCAACCTGAGCGGGGAGGCCAATGCGACCCGCTACCAGTTCAGTGCCAGCCACCTGAGCAGCGATGGCTCGGAAGTACGCAAGGGCGGGGAAGACAAGGGCTACGACAACACCACGGGCCTGGTGCGGCTGGCGCACGACTTCGACAATGGTGCTGTCATGGGCGTCACCGCGTTGCGTGCGTCAGGCAATACCGAGTACGAAGGCGGTGATTCCGACTATGTGCAGCAAGTGGCCGGGGTGTATGGCGAGATACCTGTCACGAGCAACTGGACTTCGCGCTTGACCATCAGCGAAGCCCGCGATGAGCTGGATGATTTTTCCGACCTTGGCGCCACCACTTTCGATACCACGACACACACGGCGCGTTGGGACAACTCTGTGCTGATGGGCAATCACGAACTGGTCGCCGGGGCAGAGTATCAGCAGGACAAGATCGACAGCACTACCGATTACGCGGAAGACAGCCGTGACAATGTGGCGGTGTTCGCTCAGACCCTGCTGGACTTCGCTCCCTTCTCGCTGCAGGTCGGCCTGCGCCATGACGACAACGAGGCCTTCGGCGGCGAGACCACCGGGCACCTTGCTTTGGGTTATGCCCTGGATGACCACTATACCCTGCGAGCCAGTTACGCCACGGCATTCCGGGCACCGACTTTCAATGAGCTGTACTTCCCCGACTTCGGCAATCCTGACCTCGACCCCGAGAAAGCGGAAAGTGTCGAGCTTGGCCTGCGTGGGCAGTATGGCCGGGGATTCTGGGATGTGGCCGTGTACCAGAGCGATATCGACGACATGGTGGCATATACGGTGCAGGACTCGCATTATGCGCCGTTCAATGTGGATCGCGCCCGCATTCGGGGTGTTGAGCTGACCACGGGACTGGAGTGGAACCAGTGGGTTCTGGCTGCCTCTGCCACCTACACCGACCCCGAAGACCGCAAGAGTGGCAAGCGCTTGGTGCGCCGTGCGACCCAAGGGGTACGCCTGGATGCAGATCGACGCATCGGCGACTGGAATCTCGGCGCATCCTTCGTGGCACAGAACCATCGCTACAACGATGCAGACAATAAAGAACGCTTGTCAGGCTATGGCACCATCGACCTGCGGGCAGGCTGGAATTTCGCCCCTCAATGGAAGGCCAACCTGACCCTGGAGAATGTCCTCGATCGCGAATATGCCACCGCGCGGGACAGCTTCAACGGCTGGGACTATATCAACCCCGGGCGCGCAGCCTACTTGAGCGTTGGCTTCCAGCCATGA
- a CDS encoding bifunctional adenosylcobinamide kinase/adenosylcobinamide-phosphate guanylyltransferase produces MQLFLGGACAGKRERVSERFPQASWIQASEALERMRYPRLAETHAEVVVHGWLKWLEEVCCNRNGAELENDALRECWRQAFKDWAGRESAEVVLIVPEVGRGIVPVEPFQRQLRDLAGWLAQDAAEASSSVWHVRHGLVMALK; encoded by the coding sequence ATGCAACTCTTCCTCGGCGGTGCCTGCGCCGGCAAACGCGAACGTGTGAGCGAACGCTTTCCTCAGGCAAGCTGGATTCAGGCCAGCGAAGCGCTGGAGCGGATGCGATATCCGCGTCTGGCTGAGACCCACGCTGAGGTAGTGGTTCATGGCTGGCTCAAGTGGCTTGAAGAGGTCTGCTGCAACAGGAATGGCGCCGAGCTGGAGAACGATGCGCTGCGTGAATGCTGGCGCCAGGCCTTCAAGGACTGGGCCGGTCGCGAGTCAGCAGAAGTGGTGCTGATTGTCCCGGAAGTCGGACGCGGGATCGTGCCTGTCGAGCCATTCCAGCGTCAGCTACGTGATCTGGCGGGCTGGTTGGCACAGGATGCAGCAGAGGCCAGCAGCAGCGTATGGCATGTGCGCCATGGCTTGGTCATGGCATTGAAATGA
- a CDS encoding histidine phosphatase family protein, translating into MAIGVGLELVVVRHGVTQWNLEKRYQGQRDIELLMPDALEGMDRLRDYLEGERFDAVVTSDLVRCRQTLAHISEGRDWPRPRLDNRLRENDFGDFEGCTWEELKDDPAYRAWIDSAGELAPTGGESAQQLRERLEAALNDIFADAAGEVAEESVVVEERVVGEERVVGEVVEKVAGEPRYKVLVVTHGGVIREWRRGFEQVSFWDGVVEQASGRRWYLTTTTEGVTCNSSSAVPAPANANV; encoded by the coding sequence ATGGCTATTGGTGTGGGCCTCGAGCTGGTGGTGGTTCGCCACGGCGTGACCCAATGGAATCTGGAAAAGCGCTACCAGGGGCAGCGTGATATCGAGCTGTTGATGCCCGATGCCCTGGAGGGAATGGATCGCTTGCGCGACTACCTGGAAGGCGAACGCTTCGATGCCGTGGTCACCAGTGACCTGGTCCGTTGCCGTCAGACGCTGGCGCATATCTCGGAAGGTCGTGACTGGCCCCGTCCGCGCCTGGATAACCGCCTGCGCGAAAATGACTTTGGTGACTTCGAAGGGTGTACCTGGGAAGAACTCAAGGATGACCCTGCCTATCGTGCCTGGATCGACAGTGCCGGAGAGCTGGCTCCGACGGGTGGCGAGTCCGCCCAGCAACTGCGCGAACGATTGGAAGCCGCATTGAACGATATCTTTGCCGACGCTGCTGGAGAAGTTGCAGAAGAAAGCGTTGTTGTAGAAGAAAGAGTTGTTGGAGAAGAAAGAGTTGTTGGAGAAGTTGTAGAAAAAGTGGCTGGGGAGCCGCGATACAAGGTTCTGGTAGTCACCCATGGTGGTGTGATTCGTGAATGGCGGCGTGGCTTCGAACAGGTCTCGTTCTGGGACGGCGTTGTGGAACAGGCCTCCGGGCGGCGCTGGTATCTGACAACCACCACAGAGGGTGTGACATGCAACTCTTCCTCGGCGGTGCCTGCGCCGGCAAACGCGAACGTGTGA
- the cobS gene encoding adenosylcobinamide-GDP ribazoletransferase, whose translation MTQSTREETHKPQGDRRDAAHGLGLAIQFLTRIPLPVACDWNQASRRWAARAYPLVGALIGVALGMVSWGSGALGLPLPLQALLIVSLWVGLSGGLHLDGLMDLADALGSNAPLEKRWAIMKDPQVGSFAVVVLVFHLAWKLALVWWLLELEAGIWWLVAIPALARWMAVFLLVRVPAARPEGLAHLWQQSLGPRDLVLATALPVLLSVLPFVLMSSGQAWSMLTLGLATALFVVIFAAGARRTFGGISGDLLGAAIEGGELWLLVWASSWWWFATA comes from the coding sequence ATGACGCAGTCGACCCGTGAGGAGACACACAAGCCACAGGGTGACAGGCGTGATGCTGCTCACGGGTTGGGCCTCGCCATTCAGTTCCTGACGCGTATCCCGCTGCCCGTGGCCTGCGACTGGAACCAGGCGTCGCGGCGTTGGGCGGCGCGGGCATATCCGCTGGTAGGCGCCTTGATCGGGGTAGCGCTGGGCATGGTGAGTTGGGGCAGTGGAGCCCTGGGCTTACCGTTGCCACTACAGGCATTGCTGATCGTCAGCCTGTGGGTCGGGTTGAGTGGCGGGTTGCATCTGGATGGCTTGATGGATCTTGCCGACGCCCTGGGCAGTAATGCCCCGCTGGAAAAGCGCTGGGCGATCATGAAGGATCCGCAGGTAGGCAGTTTTGCGGTGGTGGTGCTGGTATTTCATCTAGCCTGGAAGCTGGCGTTGGTGTGGTGGCTGCTCGAGCTTGAAGCGGGTATCTGGTGGCTGGTTGCCATTCCTGCCCTGGCTCGCTGGATGGCGGTGTTCCTGCTGGTCCGGGTGCCAGCGGCACGCCCAGAGGGGCTGGCTCATCTATGGCAACAGAGCCTGGGGCCGCGTGACCTGGTGTTGGCGACGGCACTGCCCGTGTTGCTGTCTGTGCTGCCGTTTGTGCTGATGAGCTCAGGGCAAGCGTGGAGCATGCTGACATTGGGACTGGCGACAGCCTTGTTTGTTGTCATCTTTGCCGCGGGAGCAAGACGGACCTTTGGCGGTATCAGCGGCGATCTGCTGGGGGCCGCAATCGAAGGAGGAGAATTATGGCTATTGGTGTGGGCCTCGAGCTGGTGGTGGTTCGCCACGGCGTGA
- a CDS encoding bifunctional adenosylcobinamide kinase/adenosylcobinamide-phosphate guanylyltransferase, translating into MIVFVSGGVRSGKSRVAESLARSLHQEPDRCGGRLWYLATAKAADGEMRERIARHRCDRGDGWVTLEAPWDLGAAWQQVNSGDTLLLDCLTLWVSQVMFDSPLDDDQALAMFAELLEDARARSIALVVVSNDLNEELPPRDVMVWRYLAFLQRIHCHLAGVADRVVEVVAGQVIDWKATPCALEDETRLHAEERIASGERIDTGKRIDTKRHT; encoded by the coding sequence GTGATCGTCTTCGTCAGCGGAGGAGTGCGCAGTGGCAAGAGTCGCGTGGCCGAGTCACTGGCTCGTTCATTGCACCAAGAGCCCGATCGATGTGGCGGCAGGCTATGGTACCTGGCCACGGCCAAGGCGGCAGATGGGGAGATGCGTGAGCGCATCGCACGCCATCGTTGCGATCGCGGTGATGGCTGGGTGACCCTGGAGGCGCCCTGGGATCTGGGTGCTGCCTGGCAGCAGGTGAACAGTGGCGATACCTTGCTGCTTGATTGCCTGACCTTATGGGTCAGCCAGGTCATGTTCGACAGCCCACTGGACGATGATCAGGCTTTGGCCATGTTCGCTGAGTTGCTGGAAGACGCTCGGGCACGCAGCATCGCCCTGGTCGTGGTATCCAATGATCTCAATGAAGAGTTGCCTCCTCGAGATGTCATGGTGTGGCGTTACCTGGCCTTCCTGCAGCGCATCCATTGTCATCTGGCAGGCGTTGCCGACCGGGTCGTGGAAGTGGTAGCAGGACAGGTAATCGATTGGAAGGCCACGCCATGTGCGCTTGAGGATGAAACGCGCCTTCACGCTGAGGAGCGTATTGCCTCCGGGGAACGCATTGACACCGGAAAACGCATTGATACAAAGAGGCATACATGA
- the cobD gene encoding threonine-phosphate decarboxylase CobD, producing the protein MRSKCYPQPWPQHGGEGDALLARLGISDNDALTDLSASLNPLGPPDWLGDWLARSLPLLTHYPDRQQQEAREALAHHHALDAAQVRVTNGGAEAIHLIAQAYRSKRALVIEPTFGEYARACELNGMEVRRLSLVGDDFRLDVDGLCQALVAVDVVFLCRPNNPTGTLVSCQAIETLLEHAEAANTLLVVDEAFIEFHGEQASLVDWVRRGAPLVLLRSLTKFYCLPGLRLGYLLAQPERVQQISGYQVAWSLNALAAALIPHLLNDQGYVERTLNWVSGERSRVGKNLRRLGYVVPEAHANFVLCRPGGVASPARGEAMLRQLVKHGFIARHTHTFAGLDGSWVRLALGLPATNDAWLAALAGAAE; encoded by the coding sequence GTGAGATCGAAGTGCTATCCACAGCCGTGGCCACAACATGGTGGCGAAGGCGATGCCTTGCTGGCGCGGCTGGGGATTTCGGACAATGACGCCCTGACCGACCTGAGTGCCAGCCTCAATCCACTGGGACCGCCGGATTGGCTTGGCGACTGGTTGGCCCGTTCGTTGCCTCTGCTTACCCATTACCCTGACCGCCAGCAACAGGAAGCGCGTGAGGCGCTGGCGCATCATCACGCTCTCGATGCGGCCCAGGTGCGTGTCACCAATGGGGGAGCAGAGGCGATCCATCTGATCGCTCAGGCATACCGTAGCAAACGCGCATTGGTCATTGAGCCGACCTTCGGCGAGTACGCGCGGGCTTGTGAACTGAATGGCATGGAGGTTCGACGTCTATCCCTTGTCGGCGATGACTTTCGTCTTGATGTGGATGGGTTGTGTCAGGCGCTGGTGGCAGTGGATGTGGTCTTTCTCTGCCGCCCGAACAACCCCACTGGTACCCTGGTGTCGTGCCAGGCCATCGAGACGTTGCTGGAGCATGCCGAGGCAGCGAATACGTTGCTGGTCGTCGATGAAGCCTTCATTGAATTCCATGGCGAACAGGCGTCTCTCGTCGATTGGGTGAGACGGGGGGCACCGTTGGTGCTGCTGCGTTCGTTGACCAAGTTTTACTGCTTGCCTGGGCTGCGCTTGGGCTATCTGCTGGCACAACCTGAGCGAGTGCAACAGATCTCGGGATACCAAGTGGCCTGGAGCCTCAATGCGTTGGCTGCCGCCTTGATACCGCACCTGCTGAACGACCAAGGCTATGTCGAACGCACGTTGAACTGGGTGTCCGGGGAACGCTCTCGCGTGGGCAAAAACCTGCGACGGCTCGGTTATGTCGTCCCCGAGGCGCATGCCAATTTTGTCCTGTGCCGCCCTGGGGGCGTCGCCAGTCCTGCGCGTGGTGAAGCCATGCTGCGGCAACTGGTGAAACATGGCTTCATTGCCCGCCATACGCATACCTTTGCGGGTCTGGATGGCAGTTGGGTGCGTTTGGCCCTGGGGCTTCCGGCGACCAATGACGCCTGGCTTGCCGCCCTTGCAGGAGCTGCCGAGTGA